The following proteins are encoded in a genomic region of Arachis stenosperma cultivar V10309 chromosome 4, arast.V10309.gnm1.PFL2, whole genome shotgun sequence:
- the LOC130973499 gene encoding uncharacterized protein LOC130973499 isoform X2 yields the protein MGHLYALDFDGVLCDTCGETAISAVKAAKLRWPALFDGVDPTVEDWIVQQMITVRPVVETGYETLLLVRLLLETRVPSIRKSSVAEGLTVEGILETWIKLKPIVMEEWDENRDELIDLFGKVRDDWLQNDFSGWMGANRFYPGTADALRFASSKVYIVTTKQGRFADALLKELAGITLPPERIYGLGTGPKVEVLKKLQKMPEHQGLTLH from the exons ATGGGTCATCTTTATGCATTAGACTTTGATGGAGTTCTGTGTGATACTTGTGGAGAGACTGCTATCTCTGCCGTCAAG GCAGCCAAGTTGAGATGGCCAGCATTGTTTGATGGTGTGGATCCAACCGTTGAAGATTGGATTGTTCAACAGATGATTACA GTGAGGCCAGTGGTGGAAACTGGATATGAGACTCTCTTACTTGTGAGATTATTGCTTGAGACCAGAGTTCCATCAATTCGAAAATCTTCG GTTGCAGAAGGGCTCACAGTTGAGGGTATATTGGAGACATGGATCAAATTGAAGCCTATTGTGATGGAAGAATGGGATGAGAATAGAGATGAACTGATAGATCTTTTTGGAAAGGTCAGAGATGATTGGTTGCAGAATGATTTCTCTGGTTGGATGGGAGCAAACAG ATTCTATCCTGGTACTGCTGATGCACTAAGATTTGCAAGCTCAAAAGTTTACATTGTCACCACAAAACAG GGCCGTTTTGCTGATGCTTTACTGAAAGAGCTTGCTGGAATCACTTTACCACCAGAAAGAATATATGGTTTAGGAACTGG TCCTAAGGTAGAAGTGCTAAAGAAGCTTCAAAAGATGCCAGAGCACCAAGGACTGACCCTACA TTAA
- the LOC130973499 gene encoding uncharacterized protein LOC130973499 isoform X1, with protein sequence MGHLYALDFDGVLCDTCGETAISAVKAAKLRWPALFDGVDPTVEDWIVQQMITVRPVVETGYETLLLVRLLLETRVPSIRKSSVAEGLTVEGILETWIKLKPIVMEEWDENRDELIDLFGKVRDDWLQNDFSGWMGANRFYPGTADALRFASSKVYIVTTKQGRFADALLKELAGITLPPERIYGLGTGPKVEVLKKLQKMPEHQGLTLHFVEDRLTTLKNVIKEPELDNWNLYLVNWGFNTQKERDEAAASPRITLLELSDFSKKLK encoded by the exons ATGGGTCATCTTTATGCATTAGACTTTGATGGAGTTCTGTGTGATACTTGTGGAGAGACTGCTATCTCTGCCGTCAAG GCAGCCAAGTTGAGATGGCCAGCATTGTTTGATGGTGTGGATCCAACCGTTGAAGATTGGATTGTTCAACAGATGATTACA GTGAGGCCAGTGGTGGAAACTGGATATGAGACTCTCTTACTTGTGAGATTATTGCTTGAGACCAGAGTTCCATCAATTCGAAAATCTTCG GTTGCAGAAGGGCTCACAGTTGAGGGTATATTGGAGACATGGATCAAATTGAAGCCTATTGTGATGGAAGAATGGGATGAGAATAGAGATGAACTGATAGATCTTTTTGGAAAGGTCAGAGATGATTGGTTGCAGAATGATTTCTCTGGTTGGATGGGAGCAAACAG ATTCTATCCTGGTACTGCTGATGCACTAAGATTTGCAAGCTCAAAAGTTTACATTGTCACCACAAAACAG GGCCGTTTTGCTGATGCTTTACTGAAAGAGCTTGCTGGAATCACTTTACCACCAGAAAGAATATATGGTTTAGGAACTGG TCCTAAGGTAGAAGTGCTAAAGAAGCTTCAAAAGATGCCAGAGCACCAAGGACTGACCCTACA CTTTGTGGAAGATAGGCTTACAACCTTAAAAAATGTCATTAAAGAACCAGAGTTGGACAATTGGAATTTGTATCTAG TTAATTGGGGGTTCAACACTCAGAAAGAGAGAGATGAAGCAGCAGCTAGCCCCAGGATTACACTTCTTGAGCTGTCTGACTTCAGTAAGAAGCTGAAATAG
- the LOC130973500 gene encoding uncharacterized protein LOC130973500 has protein sequence MSSITTLLLLLLFLVLQNYEFAHGGERKVHISDDLDDVYDDEEDESWKEWGKKKEPSFPPADLSKMEPSQIKEEMMKRHTGPVIGFVKLRFGFPRTPDMVAEIAMKWSQVMRTGGIGIRFMGVDTSTIMFNMESIKGMDELKDFIFDQSEAYEIKIGNDVFRRPGDPPLEEVLQNLQKEKTKADNAGQEENDGDLRTEL, from the exons ATGAGCTCCATTACCaccctccttcttcttctactatttctGGTGCTGCAAAATTACGAATTTGCCCATGGAGGAGAGCGCAAGGTGCACATCAGCGATGACCTTGATGACGTGTACGATGACGAAGAGGACGAGTCTTGGAAGGAATGGGGCAAGAAGAAGGAGCCATCTTTCCCGCCCGCTGATCTGTCGAAAATGGAACCGTCTCAGATCAAGGAGGAGATGATGAAGCGCCACACCGGTCCCGTCATCGGCTTCGTCAAGCTCCGCTTCGGATTTCCCCGTACTCCG GACATGGTAGCGGAAATCGCCATGAAATGGTCACAAGTTATGAGAACTGGAGGCATTGGTATAAGGTTCATGGGTGTTGATACAAGTACAATCATGTTCAACATGGAAAGCATCAAAGGCATGGATGAG TTGAAGGACTTTATCTTTGACCAATCAGAGGCATATGAGATCAAAATCGGGAATGATGTTTTTCGAAGACCTGGAGATCCACCTTTAGAAGAGGTTCTTCAGAACCTTCAGAAAGAAAAAACCAAAGCGGATAATGCTGGTCAAGAGGAAAATGATGGGGATTTGAGAACAGAGTTGTAA
- the LOC130975668 gene encoding uncharacterized protein LOC130975668, whose amino-acid sequence MESPWDTVIRDMDLLTEILLRLPVKQAIQCKCVCKKWLSIISNPKFRYSHTCRLYSKYNNKPPPTALLVQNFGDTKAKRASIVPFHTNNNNANKIFFHLDLDRRKHMSSTIIHSCNGLLLCNVTPTPHSGLTTFESFVLRLESHFRICNPAISNDHCVYLDYPLGDVDSPYDHDIYIFDPLDLKAYLVFEPLKQPLSYKVILFGEMEAPFGHYYSRLNQLKPRIGIRLYSSETSCWSSVVCNLPNDLRVPEGVYCNGAVHWFRLDDDNSVYFDVNRLCFDKLPAVPACVDSNSELLGVKYLGECKGRLHLILSDSLEFDIWELEEDYSSWVARYRVNLNRMHDGESALCWNLSSNPFCVLSFVLRQEEEEEDSMLVLFQDRKIMSYSLKNYGLRVLCKLDRVPRSVHHYFETLLSIGN is encoded by the coding sequence ATGGAGAGTCCATGGGACACTGTGATACGAGACATGGATCTCTTAACGGAGATCCTTCTCCGATTGCCAGTGAAACAAGCGATTCAATGCAAATGCGTGTGCAAGAAATGGTTGTCAATCATCTCCAACCCCAAATTCCGTTATTCACACACTTGTCGTTTATATTCCAAGTACAATAACAAACCTCCACCCACTGCTCTGTTGGTTCAGAATTTCGGAGACACGAAGGCCAAAAGAGCTTCTATTGTTCCCTTCCACACCAATAATAACAACGCCAACAAAATCTTCTTCCACCTTGATCTTGATCGACGCAAACACATGTCTTCTACTATTATACACTCTTGTAATGGTCTGTTACTATGTAATGTTACACCCACACCCCATTCTGGTTTAACAACTTTTGAGTCTTTTGTGTTACGACTAGAATCCCACTTTCGCATATGCAACCCAGCCATCAGCAATGACCACTGCGTTTATCTAGATTACCCCCTTGGCGATGTAGATTCCCCATACGATCATGATATCTACATATTTGACCCTTTAGACTTGAAGGCTTATCTTGTTTTCGAACCTCTAAAACAACCTCTTTCTTACaaagttattttatttggtGAAATGGAAGCTCCGTTTGGACATTATTATAGTCGTCTCAATCAACTCAAACCCCGAATTGGGATTCGTTTGTATTCCTCAGAGACGTCTTGTTGGAGTAGTGTTGTTTGCAATCTTCCTAATGATTTACGTGTCCCAGAGGGAGTTTATTGCAATGGTGCTGTTCATTGGTTTCGTTTAGATGATGACAATTCCGTTTATTTCGATGTCAATCGGCTTTGCTTTGATAAATTGCCTGCAGTCCCTGCATGTGTTGACTCAAATTCAGAGCTCTTGGGTGTTAAGTATTTAGGAGAATGTAAAGGGAGGCTGCACTTGATTCTATCTGATAGTTTGGAGTTTGATATTTGGGAATTAGAGGAAGATTACTCTTCATGGGTTGCCAGATACCGTGTCAATCTTAATCGCATGCATGATGGGGAATCGGCCTTGTGCTGGAATCTTTCAAGTAATCCATTTTGTGTGTTAAGTTTTGTTCTTCgccaagaagaagaggaggaggattCCATGCTTGTGTTGTTCCAAGATCGTAAAATAATGTCTTATAGCCTAAAAAATTATGGTTTGAGGGTTCTTTGTAAATTAGATAGAGTGCCTAGATCTGTTCATCACTACTTTGAGACTCTGTTATCTATTGGAAATTAA